The following are encoded together in the Desulfatiglans anilini DSM 4660 genome:
- a CDS encoding nucleotidyl transferase AbiEii/AbiGii toxin family protein, which yields MYPTTISDGLYRLLKRLDRSLELRSGYLGGGTALALQLGHRRSDDLDFFSPELFSPTAVLTDLEKLGLAVTVLNQTPRHTELLVQRFKVDLLTETIPLKRLVRPILPEIRNLKMADAADIGRMKLLTVASRGCKKDFLDIFCLTRHRISLKALIDEFISEGQGVRFSKLLFLKGLVDFEAADLEPDPVMLWNLDWNAVKEDLISEVKQIAHEIC from the coding sequence ATGTACCCCACGACGATATCCGACGGTCTATACAGATTGCTCAAACGCCTCGATCGATCCCTGGAATTAAGGAGCGGATATTTAGGGGGCGGGACGGCCCTTGCACTCCAATTGGGACACCGAAGGTCAGATGACCTGGATTTTTTTTCCCCGGAACTCTTTAGTCCAACGGCGGTCCTCACGGATCTGGAGAAGTTGGGACTCGCCGTCACGGTTCTCAACCAGACCCCTCGACACACGGAACTGCTCGTTCAGCGATTCAAGGTCGATTTATTGACCGAAACGATCCCCTTGAAACGGTTGGTCCGACCCATCCTTCCGGAGATCAGGAATCTGAAGATGGCCGATGCTGCTGACATCGGCCGCATGAAACTCCTGACGGTTGCAAGCAGGGGCTGCAAAAAAGATTTTCTGGACATCTTCTGCCTCACTCGACACAGGATTTCTCTCAAGGCGCTGATCGATGAATTCATCTCAGAGGGGCAAGGCGTCAGGTTCAGTAAACTGCTGTTCCTGAAAGGGCTTGTGGATTTTGAAGCAGCGGATCTTGAACCCGATCCTGTCATGCTCTGGAATCTTGACTGGAATGCCGTAAAAGAAGACCTCATATCGGAGGTCAAGCAAATCGCCCATGAGATCTGCTGA
- a CDS encoding DUF6922 domain-containing protein: MDKSCPQSDSVSRKGPASEQLPNEIRIFFWDVDPEKLSVVESAHFIISRLMEHGDENALRFLLKHYDRNELVRVLRNSRSISKRSRIFWSLFFGITKESCTPRRYPTVYTDCSNASIDPWN, translated from the coding sequence ATGGATAAAAGCTGTCCGCAATCTGATTCGGTGAGCCGGAAAGGACCTGCCTCAGAGCAGTTGCCAAACGAAATCCGAATCTTTTTCTGGGATGTGGATCCTGAAAAACTTTCCGTAGTGGAATCCGCCCACTTTATCATCAGCCGGCTCATGGAACACGGAGACGAAAACGCCCTCCGGTTCCTCCTAAAGCATTACGACCGTAACGAATTGGTCCGGGTTTTGCGGAATAGTCGATCTATCTCCAAGCGCTCGCGTATCTTCTGGAGCCTTTTTTTTGGGATCACTAAGGAATCATGTACCCCACGACGATATCCGACGGTCTATACAGATTGCTCAAACGCCTCGATCGATCCCTGGAATTAA
- a CDS encoding META domain-containing protein, with product MSSHTSAVQLRGMLRSFWRGLAACALILSAALFCSSAWAGTLEGTATFRERIALPPDAVFEVELQDVSRADTPAVVLGRSKLDPAGQPPFHFEIVYDDDALRSGHRYTARASVKQQGRLLFTTDQIYPVLEGRNAPLSMLLVFVHGGPVQGSMGEGIGVLPGSNEGELPRAGESCGSSLAESPLRGTYWKLVRLDGNPVAAAEKRREAHLVFAADALRVAGSAGCNRMAGGFELEGDGLRFSRMATTMMSCPDGMDQEMQFLEALERVERYRIRGSHLELLDATGAVIAGFEAVALK from the coding sequence ATGAGCAGCCACACAAGTGCAGTCCAGCTGCGAGGTATGCTTCGTTCATTCTGGCGGGGATTGGCCGCCTGCGCGCTGATCTTGTCGGCGGCGCTGTTTTGCAGCTCCGCGTGGGCCGGCACCCTGGAGGGCACTGCGACCTTCCGGGAGCGCATCGCGCTGCCGCCCGATGCGGTGTTCGAGGTCGAGTTGCAGGACGTTTCGAGAGCGGATACGCCGGCCGTGGTGCTCGGCCGCAGCAAGCTGGACCCAGCCGGGCAGCCGCCTTTTCATTTTGAGATCGTCTACGACGATGATGCCCTACGATCGGGGCACCGCTATACCGCCCGCGCAAGCGTCAAGCAGCAGGGTCGGCTGCTGTTCACCACCGATCAAATATACCCGGTGTTGGAAGGCCGCAACGCGCCCCTGAGCATGCTGCTGGTATTTGTTCACGGTGGACCGGTGCAGGGGTCGATGGGTGAGGGCATCGGCGTATTGCCCGGCTCCAACGAGGGGGAGCTGCCCCGTGCCGGCGAGAGCTGCGGGAGTTCGCTGGCGGAAAGCCCGCTTCGTGGGACGTATTGGAAGCTCGTGCGCCTCGACGGCAACCCCGTGGCTGCGGCCGAAAAGCGGCGCGAAGCGCACCTGGTGTTTGCCGCCGATGCCCTGCGTGTCGCCGGCAGCGCCGGCTGCAACCGCATGGCCGGCGGCTTCGAACTCGAGGGTGACGGTCTGCGTTTCAGCCGGATGGCGACGACCATGATGTCCTGCCCCGATGGCATGGACCAGGAGATGCAATTCCTTGAGGCGCTTGAGCGCGTGGAACGCTACCGCATACGCGGCAGCCACCTCGAGCTTCTGGATGCGACAGGCGCTGTGATTGCAGGGTTCGAGGCGGTGGCGCTGAAGTGA
- the recQ gene encoding DNA helicase RecQ: MTPYDILKRYYGYGEFREHQLEIIETVMGGKDAFVLMPTGSGKSLCYQIPSVLREGVGIVVSPLIALMQDQVEAMLQIGIRAECLNSTLSDEQASRAQLRIRRGEADILYVAPERFLLEGFRAFLAEMPIALFAIDEAHCVSQWGHDFRPDYLRIAEVTGAFPGVPRMALTATADEITRKDIFEKLQLGDAQSFISSFDRPNILYRVQLKEEPRSQLLAFLKKEHAGDAGLVYVRTRRRAEETAAWLQEEGVNALPYHAGLEGEVRRRHLERFRKEEGIVIVGTVAFGMGIDKPDVRFVAHLDPPASMEAYYQETGRAGRDGEPADAWMLYSLGDVVARRRLLENSEGDEAFKAIQRKKLETLLTYCETAECRRRFLLRYFGEGYPEDCSTCDNCIDVAETWDGTVPAQMALSCVYRTGQRFGVVHLTDVLKGSLSDKVKRLGHDRLKTFGVGKEFSEKEWRSIFRQLLAAGYLIPDRGEHPGLRLSEKSWGVLKGEVKIRFRRDLRRQERSPASKTSSRVSKRARIDASLQDAGARSLYEKLQGLRMRTAKSMKLPPFFIFSNATLREMAKQKPVNETALREISGVGEKKAERFGGAFLDVIREHLGGEGAGRRGEHEAGRTIDPKAEDGTEAEERKSRIVDLLREGKLDSKEIAEQVGVSPPTVWAFKAHMTMGTYEGTAVVEKGRDSTGPESQPPPEVVDYVRKKIRSLGDLNAVKRFYSGDSDLCRYALRIAEEVLSAEAEAEAESSIEAIRRGHPNAYEKWNPEEDERLRREYASGTGIQAMAEAHARKPGAIRSRLKKIGLV; the protein is encoded by the coding sequence ATGACCCCGTACGATATTCTCAAAAGGTATTACGGCTACGGCGAGTTCCGTGAGCACCAGCTGGAAATCATCGAAACCGTGATGGGTGGAAAGGATGCTTTCGTATTGATGCCGACCGGCAGCGGCAAATCCCTCTGCTATCAGATCCCGTCCGTTCTGCGGGAGGGCGTGGGCATCGTCGTTTCGCCGCTGATCGCACTCATGCAAGATCAGGTCGAGGCGATGCTGCAGATCGGGATCAGGGCGGAGTGCCTGAACTCGACGCTTTCGGATGAACAGGCCTCCCGCGCCCAGCTGCGCATCCGGCGGGGGGAAGCGGACATCCTATACGTTGCGCCGGAGCGATTCCTGCTCGAAGGGTTCCGGGCGTTCCTGGCCGAAATGCCCATCGCCCTTTTCGCCATTGACGAGGCGCACTGCGTCTCCCAGTGGGGGCATGACTTCAGGCCGGATTACCTGCGGATAGCGGAGGTGACGGGCGCATTTCCCGGGGTGCCCCGTATGGCCCTGACGGCCACCGCGGACGAGATCACGCGCAAGGACATTTTCGAAAAGCTTCAACTCGGGGATGCCCAGTCCTTCATTTCGAGCTTCGACCGTCCGAACATTCTCTACCGGGTCCAGCTCAAAGAAGAGCCCCGCAGCCAGCTGCTCGCCTTTTTGAAAAAGGAGCATGCCGGGGATGCGGGGTTGGTGTATGTCCGGACTCGGCGCAGAGCCGAGGAGACGGCCGCGTGGCTCCAGGAGGAGGGTGTGAACGCCCTGCCTTATCACGCGGGACTCGAAGGGGAGGTGCGTCGTAGACACCTCGAGCGCTTCCGGAAGGAGGAGGGCATCGTGATCGTGGGTACGGTCGCTTTCGGCATGGGTATCGACAAACCGGACGTGCGGTTCGTGGCCCACCTCGATCCGCCGGCCAGCATGGAGGCCTACTATCAGGAGACGGGGCGCGCGGGACGGGATGGCGAGCCGGCGGACGCATGGATGCTTTACTCGCTTGGGGACGTGGTCGCTAGGCGAAGGCTGCTCGAGAACTCGGAAGGCGATGAGGCATTCAAGGCGATCCAGAGGAAAAAACTCGAGACCCTTCTCACCTATTGCGAAACAGCGGAGTGCCGCCGCAGGTTTTTGCTCAGGTATTTCGGCGAGGGCTATCCGGAGGACTGTTCCACCTGCGACAACTGCATCGATGTCGCGGAGACATGGGACGGGACGGTGCCCGCCCAGATGGCCCTTTCCTGCGTCTACCGGACGGGCCAGCGCTTCGGGGTGGTCCATTTGACGGATGTCCTGAAGGGGAGTTTGAGCGACAAGGTGAAGAGACTCGGTCATGACCGGCTCAAAACCTTCGGGGTGGGCAAGGAGTTTTCCGAAAAGGAATGGCGCTCCATTTTCAGGCAGCTCCTGGCTGCGGGTTACCTGATCCCAGACAGGGGGGAGCACCCCGGCCTCAGGCTGAGCGAGAAGAGCTGGGGGGTGCTCAAGGGAGAAGTCAAGATCCGTTTCAGGCGGGATCTTCGGAGGCAGGAGCGCAGCCCAGCCTCGAAGACCTCGTCCCGGGTCTCAAAGCGTGCGCGCATCGATGCGTCCCTGCAAGATGCCGGGGCGCGCTCACTCTATGAGAAGCTGCAGGGCCTCAGAATGCGAACCGCAAAGAGCATGAAGCTTCCGCCTTTTTTCATCTTTTCGAATGCCACCTTGCGGGAGATGGCGAAGCAGAAGCCGGTGAACGAGACGGCATTGCGCGAGATCAGCGGCGTGGGGGAGAAAAAGGCGGAGCGGTTCGGTGGAGCCTTTCTGGATGTGATTCGGGAGCACCTCGGGGGAGAGGGTGCCGGCCGGAGAGGGGAGCATGAGGCGGGGCGCACGATCGACCCAAAGGCGGAGGACGGGACGGAGGCAGAGGAGCGAAAGAGCCGGATTGTCGATCTCCTGAGAGAAGGAAAGCTCGATTCAAAGGAGATAGCCGAGCAGGTGGGGGTTTCGCCGCCGACGGTTTGGGCCTTCAAGGCCCACATGACCATGGGGACGTATGAGGGCACAGCGGTCGTGGAGAAGGGGCGCGATTCAACAGGTCCGGAATCCCAGCCGCCGCCGGAGGTGGTGGACTATGTCCGGAAGAAGATCCGGAGCCTCGGTGATTTGAACGCGGTGAAGCGGTTTTACTCCGGGGACAGCGATCTCTGCCGGTATGCCCTGCGGATTGCCGAAGAGGTCCTGAGCGCGGAAGCGGAGGCCGAGGCGGAGAGTTCGATCGAGGCGATCCGCAGGGGGCACCCCAACGCCTACGAGAAATGGAACCCCGAGGAGGACGAACGGCTGCGCCGGGAGTATGCCTCCGGCACCGGCATCCAGGCCATGGCCGAGGCGCACGCCCGGAAGCCGGGCGCCATTCGGTCGAGGCTGAAAAAGATCGGCTTGGTTTAA